A stretch of the Campylobacter sp. 19-13652 genome encodes the following:
- a CDS encoding tetratricopeptide repeat protein translates to MAKFYKKACDLAPNEGFASFACYNTGVTYDYGKDGFKQSRKEAARYYKLACDNEKEPNYISCYNLGLLYYDGEGVRQDMAETKYLYSLACDNDIKEACYNLGIAFEQERNLLKAKEYKQKACKLGISQACNL, encoded by the coding sequence ATGGCTAAATTTTATAAAAAAGCTTGCGATTTAGCTCCAAATGAAGGTTTTGCTTCATTTGCCTGCTACAATACAGGTGTTACTTATGACTATGGAAAAGATGGCTTTAAACAAAGCAGAAAAGAAGCAGCTAGATATTATAAGCTAGCTTGCGATAATGAAAAGGAGCCAAATTATATTTCTTGCTATAATTTAGGGCTTCTTTATTATGACGGCGAGGGAGTTAGGCAAGATATGGCAGAGACAAAATATCTATACAGCTTAGCTTGTGATAATGATATTAAAGAGGCTTGCTATAATCTAGGCATTGCCTTTGAGCAAGAAAGAAATCTCTTAAAAGCCAAAGAATACAAACAAAAGGCATGCAAGCTTGGAATTTCTCAGGCTTGCAATTTATAA
- a CDS encoding 6-carboxytetrahydropterin synthase — MIIRKMFKFENAHIVRDCTSRRCRTSIHGHSYRVEVLLESEWLDNAGMVYDFGLMKRGIKTLIDGFDHATTIWAGDDSEYIAAVKQFSKRWVSVPVNPSAEQFCRIFFVLIDELLSLSVMNNGERGVQVQSIIVHETDTGYAQCFRKDAYNANMGVIKPADIVFSPEIIASWDEPELLEWIVQKREIVNPTDV; from the coding sequence ATGATAATACGAAAGATGTTTAAATTTGAAAACGCACACATAGTCAGGGACTGCACGTCTAGGCGGTGTCGCACGTCCATACACGGGCATAGCTACCGAGTGGAGGTGCTGCTAGAAAGCGAGTGGCTGGACAATGCGGGGATGGTTTATGACTTTGGGCTGATGAAGCGCGGTATAAAGACGCTAATTGACGGCTTTGACCACGCTACGACTATCTGGGCAGGGGACGATAGCGAGTATATTGCGGCGGTTAAGCAGTTTTCAAAACGCTGGGTGAGCGTGCCTGTAAATCCCTCGGCCGAGCAGTTTTGTCGGATATTTTTCGTGCTGATTGATGAGCTTTTAAGCCTAAGCGTAATGAATAACGGAGAGCGTGGCGTGCAGGTGCAAAGCATCATCGTGCATGAGACGGATACTGGCTATGCGCAGTGCTTTCGCAAAGACGCATATAACGCAAATATGGGCGTTATAAAGCCCGCTGATATTGTCTTTTCGCCTGAGATTATTGCTAGCTGGGATGAGCCTGAGCTATTAGAGTGGATAGTGCAGAAAAGGGAAATCGTAAATCCTACTGACGTTTAG
- a CDS encoding 7-carboxy-7-deazaguanine synthase QueE, translating into MLQVVEHFLSIQGEGAAAGRLAVFIRLAGCNLKCQGFGVSAKSPKTGQSLRGCDTLRAVAVGHFGFLRLSADELVGTVQEYGKAAKPIVVITGGEPFIQQNRAEFARLLWLLDELGYEIHFETNATITPDFKTLAVLKKCHFAMSVKLALSGESEARRINKDAIRTIAANAKGAAFKFVLSGRADELENELAEVARIAAISPTTPVWLMPLGANKAELERHAPAVAAAAIRLGYNYTDRLHIRLWNDKEGV; encoded by the coding sequence GTGCTACAGGTAGTTGAGCATTTTTTAAGCATTCAGGGCGAGGGCGCGGCGGCTGGCAGGCTGGCTGTTTTTATCCGCCTGGCGGGGTGCAATCTAAAATGCCAAGGATTTGGCGTGAGCGCTAAAAGCCCCAAAACTGGGCAAAGCCTAAGGGGCTGCGATACGCTTAGAGCCGTGGCGGTAGGGCATTTTGGCTTTTTGCGTCTTAGTGCGGACGAGCTAGTAGGCACAGTGCAGGAGTATGGCAAGGCAGCTAAGCCCATAGTCGTCATCACTGGCGGAGAGCCGTTTATCCAGCAAAATAGGGCGGAGTTTGCTAGGCTGCTTTGGCTGCTTGATGAGCTGGGCTACGAGATACACTTTGAAACAAACGCCACTATCACGCCAGATTTTAAGACCTTGGCGGTGCTAAAAAAGTGCCACTTTGCTATGAGCGTAAAGCTAGCCCTTAGCGGCGAGAGCGAAGCTAGGCGGATAAATAAAGACGCCATTAGAACAATCGCTGCTAATGCAAAGGGGGCGGCGTTTAAATTTGTCCTTTCAGGCAGGGCGGATGAGCTAGAAAATGAGCTAGCCGAGGTGGCACGAATCGCCGCTATTTCGCCCACTACGCCAGTGTGGCTAATGCCGCTTGGGGCAAACAAAGCCGAGCTAGAACGCCACGCTCCAGCCGTGGCAGCAGCAGCGATAAGGCTGGGATATAACTACACCGACAGGCTTCACATAAGGCTTTGGAACGATAAGGAAGGGGTGTGA
- the moaA gene encoding GTP 3',8-cyclase MoaA has translation MLVDGHGRVVDYLRISVTQRCNFRCKYCMPTTPFSWVPRENLLSFEELFEFVKVAIDGGVNKIRITGGEPLVRKDLEKFIKMISGYAPNIDLAMTTNGFLLAPIADRLKAAGLKRLNLSLDTLVPERALNLAQKDVLASVLAGYDAALKAGLKVKLNTVALKGVNDDELISLLEFARENGSQIRFIEYMENSHADTELVGLKSSEILAIISQKYKIKNIDKLPSAPATLYELSDGYKFGIIDPHKHDFCESCNRIRLSAEGLLIPCLYHEDALSIAKAMRARDIEAAKQILAKVLANKPKENRWSVGAENETSSRAFYHTGG, from the coding sequence ATGCTAGTTGATGGGCATGGCAGGGTTGTTGATTATCTGCGTATTTCTGTAACGCAGCGTTGCAATTTTAGGTGCAAATACTGCATGCCGACCACTCCTTTTAGCTGGGTTCCTAGGGAGAATTTGTTAAGCTTTGAGGAGCTTTTTGAATTTGTTAAAGTAGCCATTGACGGCGGAGTGAATAAAATCCGCATAACTGGCGGAGAGCCGCTTGTGCGAAAGGATCTTGAGAAATTTATAAAAATGATATCAGGATATGCTCCAAATATTGACCTGGCAATGACCACAAACGGCTTTTTGCTAGCTCCAATAGCGGATAGACTAAAGGCCGCCGGGTTAAAGCGGCTTAATCTTTCTTTAGACACCTTAGTGCCAGAGCGCGCCCTAAATCTCGCGCAAAAAGATGTGCTTGCTAGCGTCTTGGCTGGGTATGACGCAGCGCTTAAAGCTGGCTTAAAAGTCAAGCTAAATACCGTCGCTTTAAAGGGTGTAAATGATGATGAGCTTATAAGTTTGCTTGAGTTTGCGCGAGAAAATGGCTCACAAATCCGCTTTATAGAATATATGGAAAACTCCCACGCCGATACCGAGCTAGTGGGGCTAAAATCTAGCGAAATACTGGCTATAATAAGCCAAAAATATAAGATAAAAAACATAGACAAGCTCCCAAGCGCACCAGCCACGCTTTACGAGCTTAGCGATGGGTATAAATTTGGTATCATCGACCCGCATAAGCACGATTTTTGCGAAAGTTGCAATCGCATACGCCTAAGCGCTGAGGGGCTGCTTATCCCTTGCCTTTATCACGAGGATGCCCTAAGTATCGCAAAGGCTATGAGGGCTAGGGATATTGAGGCGGCTAAGCAAATTCTAGCTAAGGTGCTGGCTAATAAGCCAAAGGAAAATCGCTGGAGCGTGGGAGCGGAGAATGAGACCTCAAGTCGAGCTTTTTACCACACTGGGGGCTAG
- a CDS encoding DUF6115 domain-containing protein translates to MQAILMVGFVVLLAIFFALLVLRDKENSAKFRHYEGAIESLMRENYELKKRIETLAKEANSIDIDRVQIELEEFLDARLRDKTLPMLATLQELKQKISEQQSEQQNRINSLEERTRDFSKLTPPTPQSESELILAQYRSGKSVEMIAKDMQLGVGRVEFVLKMSGISLA, encoded by the coding sequence ATGCAGGCTATTTTGATGGTTGGTTTTGTGGTTCTTTTGGCGATATTTTTTGCGCTTTTAGTGCTTAGAGATAAGGAAAATAGCGCTAAATTCAGGCACTACGAGGGTGCGATAGAGTCTTTAATGAGAGAAAATTATGAGCTAAAAAAGCGTATAGAGACGCTTGCAAAAGAGGCAAATAGCATAGATATAGACCGTGTGCAAATCGAGCTTGAGGAGTTTTTAGACGCTAGATTGCGTGATAAAACTCTGCCTATGCTGGCCACTCTTCAGGAACTAAAGCAAAAAATAAGCGAGCAGCAAAGTGAGCAACAAAACCGCATAAACAGCCTAGAGGAGCGCACTCGTGATTTTAGTAAGCTCACTCCGCCTACACCCCAAAGCGAGAGCGAGCTAATCCTAGCGCAGTACCGAAGTGGCAAGAGCGTGGAGATGATAGCAAAGGATATGCAGCTTGGCGTAGGGCGTGTTGAGTTTGTGCTAAAGATGAGTGGTATAAGTCTGGCTTAA
- the mqnP gene encoding menaquinone biosynthesis prenyltransferase MqnP, with protein sequence MQKIITTLRDLGELIAFKHSIFALPFIFIAMLVASFLQSGSAWFGFRLLVLGILCAVSARNFAMLLNRYLDRDIDAANERTKDRPSVDGRVSGATIFIFTVSNALIFILCSWAINSLAFALSVPFLAVLGGYSFFKRFSSSAHIILGLSLGLAPIAGVVAVSASIPLWAVLLGLGVLFWVAGFDLLYSLQDMEFDRKAGLYSVPSIYGEAATMALSRLFHALTVLFWLLFAWAAGLGVVVYAGVGVSAVILFFEHRIVACDFTKIDKAFFTLNGWLGIIFFAFVLWGVL encoded by the coding sequence ATGCAAAAAATCATCACTACTTTGCGCGACCTTGGCGAGCTTATTGCGTTTAAGCACTCCATTTTTGCGCTGCCTTTTATATTTATTGCTATGCTTGTTGCCTCTTTTTTGCAAAGTGGCTCTGCGTGGTTTGGCTTTAGGCTTTTAGTCCTTGGCATACTTTGCGCGGTGAGTGCTAGAAACTTCGCCATGCTTTTAAACCGCTACCTAGACCGCGATATTGACGCGGCAAACGAGCGCACCAAAGACCGCCCTAGCGTCGATGGGCGAGTGAGCGGGGCGACTATTTTTATTTTTACTGTGTCAAATGCTTTGATTTTTATTCTCTGTTCGTGGGCGATAAATTCGCTAGCTTTTGCGCTTAGTGTGCCGTTTTTGGCGGTTCTTGGTGGATATTCGTTTTTTAAGAGATTTTCATCTAGCGCACACATTATTTTGGGGCTTTCTTTGGGGCTTGCTCCAATAGCTGGGGTGGTAGCTGTGAGTGCTAGTATACCGCTTTGGGCTGTTTTACTGGGGCTTGGGGTGCTGTTTTGGGTGGCTGGATTTGACCTGCTTTACTCGCTTCAGGATATGGAATTTGATCGAAAGGCTGGGCTTTATAGCGTGCCTTCAATTTATGGCGAGGCTGCCACGATGGCTTTATCTCGGCTCTTTCATGCTTTGACTGTGCTTTTTTGGTTGCTTTTTGCATGGGCGGCAGGGCTTGGTGTAGTGGTGTATGCTGGAGTGGGCGTGAGTGCTGTGATTTTGTTTTTTGAGCACCGCATAGTAGCGTGTGATTTTACAAAGATAGATAAGGCGTTTTTTACGCTAAATGGCTGGCTTGGGATTATATTTTTTGCCTTTGTGCTTTGGGGTGTTTTGTGA
- the miaA gene encoding tRNA (adenosine(37)-N6)-dimethylallyltransferase MiaA has translation MQNLTQIAIIGTTASGKSALAIELACEFGGVILSLDSLAIYKQIDIASAKPSVDELGLVPHFGINLINPDEEFSAGEFFKIYKSAAEQAKRLNAPLFITGGSGFYLKSMLEGLSPAVPKIAKSDMPSLDEIYATARHVDSEWANKFSPSDSYRLYRWWEIYKFTEEVPSEFLAKNRRPPIIKELEVFDILWQKDELRERIKTRTKQMLEAGLIEEARGLFARYNQNLKSLRSIGLKECGEYLRGEIGSADELSELISTHTAQLAKRQRTFNKGQFKGKFTGTLLECKSAIKCYLG, from the coding sequence TTGCAAAACCTAACGCAAATCGCCATAATAGGCACCACAGCAAGCGGAAAAAGCGCGCTAGCCATAGAGCTTGCTTGCGAGTTTGGCGGAGTGATATTAAGCCTTGATAGCCTAGCAATTTATAAGCAAATCGACATCGCAAGCGCAAAGCCAAGCGTCGATGAACTGGGGCTTGTGCCGCATTTTGGCATAAATCTAATAAACCCTGATGAGGAGTTTAGCGCTGGGGAGTTTTTTAAAATTTATAAAAGCGCAGCAGAGCAGGCAAAAAGGCTAAATGCGCCACTTTTTATCACTGGTGGGAGCGGATTTTACCTAAAGTCCATGCTCGAAGGACTTAGCCCAGCTGTACCCAAAATAGCAAAGAGCGACATGCCAAGCCTAGATGAGATTTATGCCACAGCAAGGCACGTGGATAGCGAGTGGGCGAACAAATTTAGCCCAAGCGATAGCTATCGGCTTTATCGCTGGTGGGAGATTTATAAATTTACAGAGGAGGTGCCAAGCGAGTTTTTAGCCAAAAACAGGCGCCCTCCGATTATTAAAGAGCTTGAGGTTTTTGACATACTCTGGCAAAAAGATGAGCTTAGAGAGAGGATAAAAACGCGCACAAAGCAGATGTTAGAGGCTGGGCTAATAGAGGAGGCGCGCGGGCTATTTGCGCGCTATAACCAAAACCTAAAGTCGCTTCGTTCAATCGGGCTAAAGGAGTGCGGCGAGTACCTGCGTGGTGAGATAGGCAGCGCAGACGAGCTATCAGAGCTTATTAGCACGCACACCGCACAGCTAGCCAAACGCCAGCGGACGTTTAATAAAGGGCAGTTTAAAGGCAAATTTACAGGCACGCTTTTGGAGTGCAAAAGTGCCATAAAGTGCTATTTGGGTTAG
- a CDS encoding NAD(P)H-binding protein, which translates to MRAILLGATGASGGVLLRELLDDASFTSVSAYTRRPLEIKHEKLQNHVIDFDRILELELLGADVLFSTLGTTIKDAGSKQAQYKVDVTYQLEFAKKAHEAGIQTLVLLSSAGADEKSCAFYTRIKGELEEAVKDLGFKSVSIFRPSILLRAHRLRLGEKISLSVLNFFNKFGLFKRFAPQDLTNLAKAMIKASKSGKTGAHLYKLDEIDAILD; encoded by the coding sequence ATGAGAGCCATTTTGCTAGGCGCGACTGGGGCTAGCGGCGGTGTGCTTTTGCGTGAATTATTAGACGATGCGAGTTTTACGAGCGTGAGTGCTTACACCCGCCGCCCGCTTGAGATAAAACACGAAAAATTGCAAAATCACGTCATAGATTTTGATCGCATTTTAGAGCTTGAGCTTTTAGGGGCTGACGTACTTTTTAGCACACTTGGAACCACGATAAAAGACGCAGGTAGCAAGCAAGCTCAGTATAAAGTCGATGTTACCTATCAGCTTGAGTTTGCCAAAAAGGCGCATGAAGCAGGCATTCAGACCCTTGTGCTGCTTAGCTCTGCTGGGGCAGATGAGAAATCTTGCGCCTTTTACACTCGCATTAAAGGCGAGCTGGAGGAAGCTGTAAAAGATCTTGGATTTAAAAGCGTGTCTATTTTTCGTCCTAGCATTTTACTGCGCGCTCATAGGCTGAGGCTGGGTGAGAAAATAAGCCTATCCGTGCTTAACTTTTTTAATAAATTTGGGCTATTTAAGCGCTTTGCGCCTCAGGATTTGACTAATCTTGCAAAGGCTATGATTAAAGCGAGCAAGAGTGGAAAAACAGGCGCGCATTTGTATAAATTAGATGAGATAGACGCAATTTTGGATTAG
- a CDS encoding acetyl-CoA carboxylase biotin carboxylase subunit, with product MALERILIANRGEIALRALRTIQEMGKKAIVVYSTADKDALYVRYADAAICIGNPRSSDSYLNIPAIISAAEISEADAIFPGYGFLSENRNFVEICEKEGIKFIGPGVQPMYLMSDKSKAKSVMKNAGVPVIPGSDGAVANAEAAKKLAAEIGYPVILKAAAGGGGRGMRVVEREEDIEKNFWAAESEALTAFGDGTMYMEKYITSPRHVEVQIIADDYGNVLHIGERDCSMQRRHQKLIEESPAVVLDDETRQKLHEVAVKATKAIGYSGAGTFEFLYDQAERKFYFIEMNTRLQVEHCVSEMVSGVDIIELMIRVAEGEKLPPQESIKISGHAIECRITAEDPKSFTPNPGKITKFIAPGGRNVRFDSHIYEGYSVPPYYDSMIGKLIVYDKDRERAIAKMKVALDELVIQGIKTTRDFHLMMMDSEDFKHGRYDTNYLSRHY from the coding sequence ATGGCACTTGAGCGAATACTAATCGCAAACCGCGGTGAAATCGCACTGCGAGCCTTGCGCACTATCCAAGAAATGGGCAAAAAGGCTATCGTAGTCTATTCTACGGCCGATAAAGACGCCTTATATGTTCGCTACGCAGACGCTGCTATTTGCATAGGCAATCCAAGAAGTAGCGACAGCTACCTAAACATCCCAGCCATCATCTCAGCCGCTGAGATAAGCGAGGCAGACGCTATTTTTCCGGGGTATGGCTTTTTGAGTGAAAATAGAAATTTCGTCGAAATATGCGAAAAAGAGGGGATTAAATTTATAGGCCCAGGCGTGCAGCCTATGTATTTAATGAGCGATAAAAGCAAGGCAAAAAGCGTGATGAAAAACGCTGGAGTGCCTGTAATTCCAGGTAGCGACGGCGCTGTGGCAAATGCTGAGGCCGCTAAAAAACTAGCCGCCGAGATAGGATACCCAGTCATATTAAAGGCTGCTGCAGGTGGGGGCGGACGCGGAATGCGTGTAGTCGAGCGCGAGGAGGATATAGAAAAGAACTTCTGGGCGGCTGAGAGTGAGGCGTTGACCGCTTTTGGCGATGGCACAATGTATATGGAAAAATACATCACCAGTCCACGCCACGTCGAGGTGCAAATTATCGCTGATGATTACGGCAATGTCCTGCACATCGGTGAGCGGGACTGCTCTATGCAAAGACGCCATCAAAAGCTCATCGAGGAAAGCCCAGCCGTAGTGCTTGATGATGAGACTAGGCAAAAGCTGCATGAAGTTGCGGTAAAAGCGACCAAGGCGATAGGCTATAGCGGCGCTGGTACGTTTGAGTTTTTATATGACCAAGCCGAGCGGAAGTTTTATTTTATCGAGATGAATACACGTTTGCAAGTTGAGCATTGCGTGAGTGAAATGGTAAGTGGAGTGGATATTATAGAGCTTATGATTCGTGTAGCAGAGGGCGAAAAGCTCCCTCCACAGGAAAGCATTAAAATAAGCGGACACGCCATAGAGTGCCGTATCACCGCCGAAGATCCAAAAAGTTTCACTCCAAATCCTGGTAAAATTACTAAATTTATAGCTCCAGGCGGACGAAACGTGCGTTTTGATAGCCATATTTATGAGGGGTATAGCGTGCCTCCATATTATGATAGTATGATAGGCAAGCTGATTGTGTATGACAAGGATAGGGAGCGAGCTATAGCAAAGATGAAGGTAGCGCTTGATGAGCTTGTTATTCAGGGGATTAAAACGACGCGCGATTTTCATTTAATGATGATGGATAGCGAGGATTTTAAGCACGGTAGATACGACACAAACTATCTTTCGCGCCATTATTAA
- the accB gene encoding acetyl-CoA carboxylase biotin carboxyl carrier protein — MKKEDIEQLIDIFEKKDINKIRIKQGDFEIELEKQDAVSTPAAATNPAACTTQIIQAPQPAIAAPQAPVPASSTDTIDSPMVGTFYVAASPGAAPFIKAGQSVKKGDTIGIIEAMKIMNEIEAEFDCKIVRSLVEDGQPVEFAMPLYEVEKI; from the coding sequence ATGAAAAAAGAGGATATTGAACAGCTTATTGATATTTTTGAGAAAAAAGATATAAATAAGATAAGAATAAAGCAGGGCGATTTTGAGATCGAGTTAGAAAAACAAGACGCCGTTAGCACGCCAGCTGCTGCGACAAATCCAGCCGCTTGCACTACTCAGATAATCCAAGCCCCACAGCCTGCTATCGCCGCGCCCCAAGCCCCAGTCCCAGCGTCTAGCACAGATACCATAGACTCGCCTATGGTAGGCACTTTCTACGTCGCAGCTAGCCCAGGTGCAGCTCCGTTTATAAAGGCTGGACAGAGCGTGAAAAAGGGCGATACGATAGGCATCATCGAAGCGATGAAAATAATGAATGAAATCGAAGCTGAGTTTGACTGCAAGATAGTGCGCTCTCTTGTCGAAGACGGGCAGCCTGTGGAATTTGCTATGCCGCTTTATGAAGTGGAGAAAATCTAA
- a CDS encoding septum formation initiator: MSEELLKGYDEHARRGQRLRQAGVLALAAFVTIMLGIYFGGVFFGARSLEVMLALQGKKEQLKSDIEQLKQENAALQKKYFELKMLFEAAK; the protein is encoded by the coding sequence GTGAGCGAGGAGCTTTTAAAAGGGTACGACGAGCATGCTAGGAGGGGGCAAAGGCTTCGTCAAGCTGGTGTGCTTGCCCTCGCTGCTTTTGTTACTATAATGCTAGGGATTTACTTTGGCGGTGTATTTTTTGGGGCACGCTCGCTTGAAGTAATGCTTGCTTTACAGGGCAAAAAAGAGCAGTTAAAATCCGACATAGAGCAGCTAAAGCAGGAAAATGCCGCACTTCAGAAAAAATATTTTGAGCTAAAGATGCTTTTTGAGGCAGCAAAATGA
- the eno gene encoding phosphopyruvate hydratase encodes MVYIEDVTALLVLDSRGNPTIKASVMLSDGTTASAIVPSGASTGKREALELRDGGKEYGGKGVSKAIANVNERIAEAIIGLDAYNQKMIDDEMLALDGTENYSNLGANAVLGVSMAVARAAANSLKIPLYHYLGGANASVLPVPMFNIINGGAHANNSVDFQEFMIMPFGFDSFSEALRAAAEIYQKLKAILNAAGHSTAVGDEGGFAPNLKDNEEPIKLIMQAISEAGYKAGEQIKLALDVAASELYNDGKYEVAGSKLSSDEMIEYYAMLCEKYPIFSIEDALDEDDWEGFKKLTQRLGKRVQLVGDDLFVTNEKILARGIKEGVANAILIKPNQIGSVSQTMQTVRLAQRNGYACIMSHRSGESEDSFIADFAVALNTGQIKTGATSRSERNAKYNRLLEIECETSEYLGKELASK; translated from the coding sequence ATGGTATACATCGAAGACGTAACAGCGCTTTTGGTGCTTGATAGCAGGGGAAATCCAACCATAAAAGCAAGCGTAATGCTAAGCGATGGCACAACTGCTAGCGCGATAGTGCCAAGTGGAGCAAGCACTGGCAAAAGAGAGGCTTTAGAGCTAAGAGACGGCGGCAAGGAATACGGCGGCAAGGGCGTAAGCAAGGCCATCGCAAACGTAAATGAACGCATAGCTGAGGCCATAATCGGGCTTGATGCGTATAATCAAAAGATGATAGATGATGAGATGCTAGCCCTTGATGGGACGGAGAATTATTCAAATTTAGGCGCAAATGCCGTCCTTGGCGTATCTATGGCGGTGGCTCGTGCTGCGGCAAATAGCCTAAAAATCCCGCTCTACCACTACCTAGGCGGCGCAAACGCTAGCGTGCTGCCTGTGCCTATGTTTAACATCATAAACGGCGGCGCTCACGCAAATAACAGCGTCGATTTTCAGGAGTTTATGATTATGCCTTTTGGCTTTGATAGCTTTAGCGAAGCTTTGCGTGCTGCGGCTGAGATATATCAGAAGCTTAAGGCCATATTAAACGCCGCAGGACACAGCACGGCAGTGGGCGATGAGGGCGGCTTTGCGCCAAATTTAAAGGACAATGAAGAGCCGATAAAGCTCATTATGCAGGCCATTAGCGAGGCTGGCTACAAGGCTGGCGAGCAGATAAAGCTAGCCCTAGACGTGGCAGCTAGCGAGCTTTATAATGATGGCAAATACGAAGTCGCAGGCAGCAAGCTAAGCAGCGATGAGATGATAGAGTATTATGCTATGCTTTGTGAGAAATATCCGATTTTTTCAATTGAGGACGCACTAGATGAAGATGACTGGGAGGGCTTTAAAAAGCTTACCCAGCGTCTTGGAAAGCGGGTGCAGCTAGTGGGCGATGATCTGTTTGTAACAAACGAAAAAATCCTAGCCCGTGGCATAAAAGAGGGCGTGGCAAATGCGATTTTAATCAAGCCAAATCAAATCGGCTCAGTAAGCCAGACTATGCAAACAGTCCGCCTAGCCCAGCGAAACGGCTATGCGTGCATAATGAGCCATAGAAGCGGCGAGAGCGAGGATAGCTTTATCGCTGATTTTGCCGTTGCACTTAATACTGGACAGATAAAAACTGGCGCGACAAGCCGCAGCGAGCGAAACGCCAAATACAACCGCCTGCTAGAAATCGAGTGCGAAACTAGCGAGTACTTAGGAAAAGAGCTGGCTAGTAAGTGA
- the recA gene encoding recombinase RecA — MAEKSSKSDKLEKTQKTEADKQKALELALKQVDKAFGKGTLVRLGDKQVEHIDATSTGSLGLDLALGIGGVPRGRIIEIYGPESSGKTTLTLHIVAECQKAGGVCAFVDAEHALDVKYAANLGVDTDNLYVSQPDFGEQALEIVETLARSGAIDVIVVDSVAALTPKSEIEGDMGDQHVGLQARLMSQALRKLTGVVHKMGVTVIFINQIRMKIGAMGYGTPETTTGGNALKFYASVRLDVRKIATLKQNDEPIGNRTKVKVVKNKVAPPFKTAEFDIMFGEGVSREGEIIDYGVKLDIVDKSGAWFSYKANKLGQGRENAKAYLKENKDVADEIVEAIKGSMGNIKFEVSDGEEASEEISDEG; from the coding sequence ATGGCTGAAAAATCTAGCAAAAGCGATAAGCTAGAAAAGACACAAAAAACCGAAGCTGATAAGCAAAAAGCCCTTGAGCTTGCTTTAAAACAGGTGGATAAGGCGTTTGGTAAGGGCACGCTTGTACGCTTAGGGGATAAGCAAGTTGAGCATATAGATGCTACTTCGACTGGATCGCTGGGGCTTGATCTCGCACTTGGTATAGGTGGTGTACCAAGAGGCAGAATAATCGAGATTTATGGCCCTGAAAGCTCTGGTAAAACGACGCTGACACTTCATATTGTGGCCGAGTGTCAAAAGGCTGGTGGAGTGTGTGCCTTTGTCGATGCGGAGCATGCGCTTGATGTTAAGTATGCTGCAAATTTAGGCGTAGATACAGATAACCTTTACGTCAGCCAGCCTGATTTTGGCGAGCAAGCTTTAGAAATAGTTGAAACTCTAGCCAGAAGTGGAGCCATAGATGTAATAGTCGTCGATAGCGTCGCGGCACTAACGCCAAAAAGCGAGATAGAAGGCGATATGGGAGACCAGCACGTGGGACTTCAGGCTAGGCTGATGAGCCAAGCACTAAGGAAGCTAACAGGCGTCGTTCATAAAATGGGTGTAACGGTTATATTTATTAATCAAATTCGTATGAAAATCGGCGCTATGGGATATGGCACACCAGAGACTACGACGGGTGGAAATGCGCTTAAATTCTACGCCTCAGTCCGCCTTGATGTGCGAAAAATCGCCACACTAAAGCAAAATGACGAGCCAATTGGCAACCGTACCAAGGTAAAAGTGGTAAAAAACAAAGTCGCCCCTCCATTTAAGACGGCTGAGTTTGATATTATGTTTGGCGAGGGTGTAAGCCGTGAAGGCGAGATAATTGATTATGGCGTGAAGCTTGATATAGTCGATAAAAGCGGAGCGTGGTTTAGCTACAAGGCAAACAAGCTAGGACAAGGCAGGGAAAATGCCAAAGCCTACTTAAAAGAGAATAAAGACGTAGCAGATGAGATAGTAGAGGCAATAAAAGGCTCTATGGGTAATATCAAATTTGAAGTAAGTGATGGCGAGGAAGCCAGCGAAGAAATCAGCGACGAAGGATAA